The genomic region TATAGTTTGAAGACGTGTTAATAAGTAAAAGTATACAAAACATAACGAGTTAGCCGAACTAGCTCACCTGATCAACGAAGCACGAAGTTGACAATTCTCTTCCTGTTTGGTGACGTTGCGCTTAGATAGCCTATTGGGTCAGCCATCTTGGGAAGGGACACGTCAAGGGTGGGGCCATGTTGGAAAGGGCGATTTTAATAGGTGGGCTCAATTCATTGGGTTCAAttgaattagattttttttttccgcatcGCTTTGCAGTATTTCGGTGTAACAATCACCAACACCTCTAAACAAGAGAGCAAAGAATTACTTTTCAATGCTAATTGAAAATCTGACAATCTGtgtatttcattcatatttcatGAAGCACTTCGTGCAGGAGTATTATTGGTGATTTCTGTTACACgaaataaaatagaacaatCTTGTGTCTTCTCTGTTGTCGTTACTCGTTTTAAGATATTCTTGTGGTTATTTTAAACTGTAGTAATTGTACAGGTGTGAATAGCAGTTAAACACTACTCCTCTGCTTGCATTTTCATGAATTAATCGAAATCAACTGGAATAATATACAGATTATAttgaattacatttacataaccTGCAACGCGAATAGGCACATTTCGTGAAAATCGGTCGAGTAGGTTATAACCTGTCCCTTTCCAAAATGGCGGGTGCGTTGACGTACCTCAATAGTGTGTGATCAATAGTTCGCGCATGCGCAAACGGTAATAGGGAGCTTCGAGCGCATGCGCAGTTATGTACAGGGGGGGGGTTTTCCGTCGGAACGTTAAAGGTAAGCGCTTCGTATCATGTTGATGGCGtctaaaaaaataacacaaggtCCGTATTTTTAAGGGTAATGTGGAACTGTACTTTAAGCTAATGCTTGTTGAAAACTTGTTTGTATAAATCCTTTAACCGACTAAATCGACCGTTGCTTAATCACAGCGTTTAAGAGAGGATGCTTTAGCTGGCTAGTTTGCTTCACTGCTAAGAAGCTAACAAGCTACTGAGTTGGGCGTCTCTAAAGCGTTCGTTTTTTCCCCCTATCCGAATTACGGCTAGCCCCGCCTACTGCGCAACGATTGGCTAAGTGTAAATCCTTCTTGAACGGCTTAGTGATGTATTAGCCAATCAGGATACAGAAGGCGGGATATCTAGGTGTCAATCTTTTCGGAATACGGGTGAAGAGAAAAATCACGCTGACGCGAAGGGGGCCTGATATTGCGGAGCTAAGCTAGTTAGCTTGCTGCATCACAAAACAGCTtagaaaaaacaaactaaaatatatcgaggaatgaaaatataaacagagcaaaaaaaaacttaaacacGGAGTCAAACGGTACGGGATTGAGTTTTGATGCTAATCATATAATAATATGCTAATGCTTTAATCAGTAATGCTAATATTATTTTACAGCCACAGGAAGATTACCGGGTTTCGGTTTCACGCCATGTTttaggtttatttttaaaagatatattAAAATTGGTTTGCTCTGACACAAATACACCTGACTGTAAAGAATAAACATGATGTTTATGAGGATATAAAAGCAGCAGCGGAGAGAATGAGGCAGaaataaatgtgagaaatgGAGCTGTAATGATGTCAATCACTGCAATGGCCGTCTGTTAATAAGCCTCTGTAGTCGTGTTGGGTTTAATAGGcgaaaaaataacaataattcaAGCTTTCCTGGagaaaaacattcaaaataatCCTTCTGTAGCAGGGGTTACGggataaatgtgtgtgagacGACTGTGTGGAGAAAAGTTGAACAAAATCCATCTGCATGTCATTATAAATATCTTATGAACATAAATATCAAgtcattatttttataaaatcgctcacattttattaaaaaaaaatactgtggcaaTAAAGATGCAAAAATAAGACAACCTACAAGATTTGTTCCCGTCCATGGAGCGAAAATCTGAGCCATAAGACAAGATCGTATTGTATGATAAATTACATaacattacacttttttttttattttgataatttATGTATATTCTTtaggatatttttttataaatgttttaaaagattATTTTTAGGCAATATAAAAAATCATCAAATATCatcatatataataaatacaaaaaataaaacccaagcTCTAGGttgcaaattttatttaaaaaaaaaaaaaaaaaagagcaagagagaaattattttttaaaaaatttaaagggaaaatgaattataaacaaaatggaaaaataatgaCTTAATctttaagatctttaaaatattttaaataattttttaaaggttattttaaatgaaaaacaattaaCTTAGTCGTTAAGattgtaaaatgttacattttttactgattttatttcaatttctatcatggtttttttttttttttcatagacattatataattatatatatcattaaacaagaaatctagaaaataaaaactaaagccTTATGTCCAGGATTCAAACTGAATAAAGCAATCGAGTGAGAAAGggaaataatttatatttacttctttttacttttatttatttttttaaaaaagtcaacTTTGCAGACTGATTGGAAGCAGCCGACttgcacttaattttttttttaattgaaaatattttttttaaatagaagatttttcttattttttcctcagtttctgagatttatttattttataaatatatttgagaactagaaatgatttttaaaaaacttattTTCAGTGACAATATATACACCATCAAGCTAGAAAattagagaaaaataaataaagctccaGGAAACACATCAGAAAAGAGGCGAGTgttaaaaatggacaaaattgAGAGAGATCTTATGTAATAGTATATAATGATCAGGGCCCGAGCGCCAGCGGTCCAAGGCACctatagtttattattattattattattattattataatggaTAGGGTGTCTGTGGCAGCCCATAGAAGCGtgtggtaaaaagttgtgaagtTTGGCACACAGCTTCAGGATACATTCGGCTACAACCACGCCAAATCTGGGCACCAAGCTTCCTAAGCTCTAGCACCACCAACAGGTCAAAATTTGGCCAAATTTTAAAGTACTTTTATGGCCATGACCTTTGAACCGTGCGGTTGACGTTTCAGTGCCAGGCGTCCCTAGATTCCTTGGATCGTGCTGAGTTCAGTGGACATCAATCACGTCAATTTCCACCTAATTAGATTTTTGGCCATCTCGGATCTTGTTAAAAaccgttgttgttttttttttcgcaactcctacaaattttgtccaaaatTCACCAAATATGGCTCTTAACATCTTCAGACCGATCCGCACAAAAGTTATGggacagattttttattttcgAAACTGTTCGCTTGTAATATTCCAAAAAAAACTGCCGATGAAGACGGCAATCAGGAAGTGACGCTGTGCGTCGTTAACGACTTTACGCGTTGTCAGGAAACTTGGTACATGTCTTCAGGACTATTACCCGAGGCTACACGACAAATTTCGTGACAGTGCCACCTATAGGTCAAAAGATACAATGCAATGTAATGTTTTCACTGCTCCTCCTACAAATGACACACATGCTGCTGtaatttattttgctttctttACGCTCCACAGCAGAACTAAACGATACGGAGAGATgacttcatttttattataaaccCTTTATTCTTTGTTTGAGCAATTAGAAACTCCAGAAGCAGCTGCGTTCATGTGAAAAATTCTCTAAATGTTATTTTAGctttcatttttatgaatgtaaaatatttttacagtttttaaaatttttatcaaATATTCTTCTTGCTTTTCTCACATTATTCcttaatgatttattattattattattattattattattattattattattaccaccactactactcctcattaattttatttaaattattatccTTATCTATTATTTATGGTTTATTGGGGTTATAATTTTCTTGTGAAGCTCCTTGagctactgtttatttatttaatgaattacttagttattaacattttattttataattatttaaggaatatttataaaaaaattagcATATacgtaaagaaaaaaaaaagtgtgtatcaGCTGTAAAAGTGTCAGTCCTGAGAGGCTGCAGCCGACTTCTCTTCTTCCTTCACTaacagcttttttcttttctttttttctttctttttttcccagccGTCAAtcttctgacacacacacacaaagaacgCTGACCTGGAACATACGGCAACTGGAAGAACTTCAGAGGAACCCTCCGAGGACTTTACACTCGGTCCTTCACCCACTTCCTGTTCCGCTTCCTTCAGGGAATTTTACTTAACGAGGCCTCGAGAGACGGCGAGCGGCGCAGACGTGAAACGTGAACTCCAGGCAAAGCGGCAGGACGGAATAAACCTCATCGCTTTGTTCGGAGAAATtgaacaactcttttttttttaaataaagggaCGCGCAGGAAGTAAGGAAGGAGGTTTAGTGTAGAACGATGACAGCGATGTAGTCTGCTCCGTATTTACGTAAATGCTACGTGTTTGTTTTGCCGTGATTAAACGCTAGGCGTGTGAGTGAACAATGGCGAAAACGCGCAAGCAGGATATTATGAAATCCTACGGAGCTACTTCCTGTCCGACTCCCTCGCGTGTCTTCTTACGATTTTAACCGGCGTATGTGCGAGCTTAGTATCTGTCTGACATGCACAGATGGGACGCTTTGTCGTGTTCGTTTGCCGTCCCAGTGGAACTGAACCTTCACCTGACCTCTTAGCCAATCCGAGTAAGGGCTCATGAATATGCATAAGTGCGTGTGAAACCCGCAGCCCAGCAATGGATGGCAAGCTTCGAGACGATTTGTTCCGGAGGTACACGGCGTTCCTGGAGAAGCGGCTGGAAGAAGGAGTGGGCGGAGCTCAGGGAAACGCCAGGGAGGAAGCCTTGGTCTCCACGGCGACCGCCCTGCTAGGGGCGTGCGAGGCGGAGGCGGGGCAGCGGTTTCGCACGATCCGCTTCTACGACATCGTCGAGAATTCGCTAAGAGCGCTGAGGGGAGCGAACCTGCACGCGCTGGAGAGCGCCTTCGCCACACTGGAGACCATCTGCACCAACCTGCTGCTCTTCCCCTGGAAGAAAGAGTTCCGCTgcattaaggtgtgtgtgtgtgtgtgtgtgtgtgtggtttaataATGCAGTTCAGGATTTTAAATGTGGTTCATTCTTCTTAAACAGCAATTtacacaataaaaacatttttatttattatttaataaagaacatgtcactttttatccatttatagttacatcatagttcctgttctcgcttgcGTTACAGCtgctacctctctctctctctctcactctctttctcgctctctcttttctctttctttctctctcttgctctttctcgctctctctctctcgctctcttttctttctctcttgctctttctctctctcttttgctctcttttctctttctctctctctctcttgctctttctcgctctctctctctcgctctctcttttctttctctcttgctctttctctctctctcttttgctctctcttttctttctctctctctcttgctctttctctctctctctctttctcgctctctcttttctctttctctctcgctcttgctctctctcttgctctttctctttctctctctttctctctctttcttgcgctctttctctcttgctctttctctcactctctttctttctcactctctccctctttctctcagttcgttgttgtcatgttactgagaaagcgTAACCCTTTAAAGTTGCAGCTTTacccctgacactggagactccttccatagatttttatataaacagaaaattCTAATGATTGcgtttagttttcttttttttcttcttcttcttcttctttttttttttaaataattaaaaaatttggTGAGGTTAGACGTCAGTCAGTCGCCTTCGTAAGACGTTCCGTTTCTGAAATCCGATTGGCCGAGCTGCGTCGATTCTAAATTCTCTGTAAATCCGTAACGCTTAAGTCATCGTTCTGTTCAGGGGATACGATCGGTTTTGTCGCTTAGCAACAGATTACGATGTGTGGAGGATGAATGGTTGATTGCGAATGTTATTAAGTTGTGTGTTGAACATCATAGTGTGATTTAATGATATTGTTCCGTTGGCGTTTTATAAACACGGTAAGCCACGAGATGGCGTGTGTCGGAGTGATTACCGAGATGGACTGACGGCgtgtgtttttctctcagaCTTTCACCGGGCCGTACGTCTACCAGCTCCAGTCGGCCATCTGCGACTCCGACCTGCGCGCCGTCCTGCGCTCCATGGGCTACTCTCGGGAGCAGGATCTGCAGTACGTGGTGAGAGATCAGCACTCCGGCGCCCATCACCTCCGCCAGCTGGCGTTCGAGCTGCTCCTGGCGCAGGCCGAGTGCCGCCTTCTGAGGGAGCGCGGAGGGGGCGTGGCCGAGCTGGAGGCTGTGGAGGCGCGCAGGAGCTCCGGCGATGACGTCACGCGCTTATCGGCGCGCCAGTCCGACCCCGACCGTGTCCACCTGAGGCGCAGCGGGCGCCCTTCCAAATCCGTAGACGTGACGGACAGCGCCGGTCACTGGCACCAAGCCAACAAACCCGTCCTCAAAACCTCGCTCAGCCTCCGCAAAGAACCGCTATTCGTCGACGCCGAAGAGGACCTGAAAGACGAGATAATCCGCCCTGTCGGAGATTATTACCCCTCTCAGCCGTCCGAGCCGTACCCGTACCACCTCTCCTCTCTAGACGAGATCGATCTGTACACGGAGCGCGGGATGAGCGGCCGCCACACGCCTTCCAGGACGCCCAGCAGGGAATCCTGGGAATCCTGGGCGCCGAAGAGTCATGGATTAAAGTGTCAGGGTTGCGGGTTGAGCTCGCCGACGCTCTCTTCCTGCCAGAGGTGCGACGCCATCCTCTGCCCGACGTGCCACGGCTCGGACCCGGCTCCCTGCTGCGGCTTTCCGGACTTCCCGAAAAACTCCTCGCGCCCTCTGGACGGCTACGTCCCGGTCAAGGAGAAGCTTTCGGTTTACTCCAGCTcgcacccacacacccatactcacgctcacacacacactctgacacacacgcacccgcTCTCACACTCGCATTCCCACTCGCCTCTTCTGGACAAGCCCATGATCGGCACCAAGCTGTTCCCAAGCAAGCCGGCATCGGCGGCGGTGGCGTCCGCGTCCGTGTCCGGCGCAGGAGGATCGCGCTGCGGCTTCTGTAACAAACCGGGAGCCTCGCACACGTGCGTCAACTGTTCCAAGGTGTCGTGCGACCCGTGTATGAGCCTGTACATGGGAGACGTGTGCACGCGCAAGAGTCTGCACCATAATTTCGTACCCAACCACCAGCTCAACTACAAATCCAGCACCATTTCTCATCTGGTGTATCGATAAACAACCCATCTCTacatttctcttcttcttcttcttcttctctgtttatcCTTCACCGTTTCGGGTTTGTTTCTCCGTCCCCTCATCGTCCGGTCACGTGATCTTCTCGTTCTTCCCTTACTCCTTTTACTCCTTTACTCTCCTGCCTTGACTTTCTTGATTGTAGAGAGAGCGAAGAACAAAGTGGACGCCCGGggggggaagaagaaaaaaaaaaacacaccccgACCGGACAATGACATATGCAACGGACGTCGTGGAAAACGCAAAAGAACAACAAATCTCCTCGCTCTGGAAACGAAGAAGAAGCTTGAACAAACCCGGACaaagggaacacacacacacacacacacacacacgataaaaaaataaaacactggaaATAATTCAGTAGTATATATTTTGAATCTTAATTCTATAGCTCTATGTGAGACTCTGGAACGGTTCCGCCGTCGTCAAACGTCGGGTTCAGAtgagaaaatattttcacgtGTCCCATGAAGCTGTCCAAAATGCTGCTGTGAAATAAATCAGGTGGAGAAAGTTGACGGCCCGATCACATTGATTGTGTTGGAGTGGAGCTGGAACgcaagctttctttctttctttctttctttctttctatttatttctttttaaagctgTGTGCGCTAGTACGATAGCTGATATAAAGCTTTTCTGCCgtttagggctgggcgataagGACTCTACCACCACACCGCCGATATTTCGGGACGTTTCTATACGTTACGCACACGATATATCGTTCTGaggttgcatttaaaaaaatcaacgtTAATTTTAACGATGCGTCTTAATTGATTATcggctacaaaaaaaaaaaaaaaaacacagagaaacttttttcttcttctttccatcGGTACAAATAAAACCcacctttttaatatttta from Ictalurus furcatus strain D&B chromosome 15, Billie_1.0, whole genome shotgun sequence harbors:
- the spata2 gene encoding spermatogenesis-associated protein 2, producing MDGKLRDDLFRRYTAFLEKRLEEGVGGAQGNAREEALVSTATALLGACEAEAGQRFRTIRFYDIVENSLRALRGANLHALESAFATLETICTNLLLFPWKKEFRCIKTFTGPYVYQLQSAICDSDLRAVLRSMGYSREQDLQYVVRDQHSGAHHLRQLAFELLLAQAECRLLRERGGGVAELEAVEARRSSGDDVTRLSARQSDPDRVHLRRSGRPSKSVDVTDSAGHWHQANKPVLKTSLSLRKEPLFVDAEEDLKDEIIRPVGDYYPSQPSEPYPYHLSSLDEIDLYTERGMSGRHTPSRTPSRESWESWAPKSHGLKCQGCGLSSPTLSSCQRCDAILCPTCHGSDPAPCCGFPDFPKNSSRPLDGYVPVKEKLSVYSSSHPHTHTHAHTHTLTHTHPLSHSHSHSPLLDKPMIGTKLFPSKPASAAVASASVSGAGGSRCGFCNKPGASHTCVNCSKVSCDPCMSLYMGDVCTRKSLHHNFVPNHQLNYKSSTISHLVYR